DNA from Desulfobotulus pelophilus:
TTAGGGGCTATAGATTTTTATTGGATTGTGTTTGGGGTTGTTGCTGGTCTGAGAGAGAGCGGGTGGTGATATTTATTTAAAAAATTAAGATGGAGTTGCCCATGGATGCAAATGAAAGCAAAAAAATACAAATTGATCCCAAGGTTTTTTTCCCATCCCTGATCATTGTTGTTCTTCTCTGCTACCTTACGGTGAGAGATCTTGATGCGTCCAACAGGGTTATCAATGCCGTTTTTCATTATGTAACCCACTCCTGGGGATGGGCTTTCGAATGGTACATGGTAGCCATGCTCATTGGCTGGGTCTGGTTGGTTTTCGGTCCTTTGGCGAGCAAAAAGCTGGGCGATGAGAAGCCAGAATTCAGTACTTTGAGCTGGATTTTTATGATGTTTGCATCCTGCACATCCGCTGCGGTCATCTTCTGGGGTTGCATAGAGGCATATTATTATGTGGCAACTCCTCCCTTCGGTTTTGAGCCTTTTTCTGTTGATGCCAAAAACTACTCCCTTGCTTACAGTCTTTTCCACTGGGGACCCTTGCCATGGGCAACCTACAGCCTCCTGTCCGTTGCCTTTGGTTATTTCATGTTTGTTAAAAAGATTAATGTCATAAGGCCCAGTGGCACCCTTGAAGCCGTTGTAGGAGAAAAGCATTGCAGGGGATTGTTCGGAGTAGCTGTGGATAATCTCTACATTGTTGCCCTGATTCTCGCCATGGGTACCAGTCTGGGGCTTGCAACACCCCTTGTAACGGAATGTATTCAATATCTTTTCGGCATACAAAGAACCTTTGCAGTGGATGCGGCGATCATTTCATGCTGGATAGTATTCAATGCGGTCTGTGTGGCATTCGGCCTTCAGAAAGGGATCAAGATTGCTAGTGATCTTAGGAGCTATCTCAGTATTATTCTACTTGCATGGGTTCTGATTATTGGGGCAACAACATTTACCGTGAACTATTTTACGGACTCTGTGGGAGTACTGCTGAGTAGTTTCGGGAGCATGCTGTTTTATACCGATGCCATTGGCGAGAGCAGTTTTCCCCAAAACTGGACTGTTTTTTACTGGGCGTGGTGGATTGTTTATGGAATCCAGATGTGTATTTTTCTTGCCCGCATTTCCAGAGGAAGAACAGTCCGTGAGCTTTGCCTTGGTATGGTAGGTGGGCTTACCGCATCAACCTGGATTCTCTGGACCATCCTTGGAAGCAATACAATGAATATCATGAATCAGGGTATTCTGGATCTGCCTGCTTTGATCGAATCCAATGGTGTGCCCTACGCAATTGTCCAGACATGGGCTGCCCTGCCCCTGAGTACCATCACAGTTTGGGGCTTTTTTCTTCTTTGTTTCATAGCCACAGTGACCCTTGTCAATGCCTGTTCTTATACCCTTGCCATGTCCACATGCAAAGAAGCCAGCGGTTATGAAGAGCCTCCTGTATGGGTTCGTGTTGGCTGGTCTGTGCTTGTGGGTATTATCGGCATAACTCTTTTGGCTCTGGGTGGTCTGCGTCCTATTCAGACCGCCATTATTGCGGGCGGTTGTCCTCTGTATTTTGTTAACATTATGATTATTATAGCTTTTTTTAAGGATGCAAAACGCAGCGGCTGGTAGTTGGATATCATCCGTTCAAAACGAGGAGGTTTCTTATGGATTTCAAGCTGAGTGATGAGCAGGAATTGTTTGTGGCCGGTGTCCGGGAGCTTATGGAAAGGGATGCCTGGGAAGGCTATTTTGCCGAGTGTGATGAAAAACACCAGTATCCTGAAAGATGGGTGAAAGAGCTGGCTGATCTGGGCGTGGACACCATGATGCTGCCAGAAGAGCATGGTGGTATGGATGCCAGTATGGTTACCCTCACCGCCATATGGGAAGAGCTGGGAAGATTGGGAGGGCCTACCTATGTGCTGTATCAGCTTCCCGGTTTCAATACGATTCTGCGGGAAGGAACACAGGATCAGATTGATAAAATATTCGCCTTCCGGGGAACCGGCAAGCAAATGTGGAATTCAGCCATTACCGAGCCCGGTGCCGGTTCCGATGTGGGCAGCCTGAAAACGACTTATACCCGTAAAGATGGCAAGGTTTATCTCAACGGGCACAAGTGCTTTATCACCAGTAGTCAGTATGC
Protein-coding regions in this window:
- the caiT gene encoding L-carnitine/gamma-butyrobetaine antiporter, whose amino-acid sequence is MDANESKKIQIDPKVFFPSLIIVVLLCYLTVRDLDASNRVINAVFHYVTHSWGWAFEWYMVAMLIGWVWLVFGPLASKKLGDEKPEFSTLSWIFMMFASCTSAAVIFWGCIEAYYYVATPPFGFEPFSVDAKNYSLAYSLFHWGPLPWATYSLLSVAFGYFMFVKKINVIRPSGTLEAVVGEKHCRGLFGVAVDNLYIVALILAMGTSLGLATPLVTECIQYLFGIQRTFAVDAAIISCWIVFNAVCVAFGLQKGIKIASDLRSYLSIILLAWVLIIGATTFTVNYFTDSVGVLLSSFGSMLFYTDAIGESSFPQNWTVFYWAWWIVYGIQMCIFLARISRGRTVRELCLGMVGGLTASTWILWTILGSNTMNIMNQGILDLPALIESNGVPYAIVQTWAALPLSTITVWGFFLLCFIATVTLVNACSYTLAMSTCKEASGYEEPPVWVRVGWSVLVGIIGITLLALGGLRPIQTAIIAGGCPLYFVNIMIIIAFFKDAKRSGW